A genomic stretch from Calidithermus timidus DSM 17022 includes:
- a CDS encoding patatin-like phospholipase family protein — MQGLVLSGGGARGLAHIGVLEVLQQRGFEAEALAGTSMGAIVGALWASGKRAEEILEIARKAPWLSLFDFGVSLRLINPNKLERYLAQFLPERFEELPRKLVIVATDLPRGQAVYLHQGHLPSAVVASAAIPGVIGPVVREEQMLVDGGVLDNLPIVAARFLGAEKVLAVDVTPDAALPPDDRSLRNTLGQVRHTVRIMQQRLTQLTLAMHPPDLYIKPKLDHIGIEHFERLEEIVEAGRRAALEALGEAGGVVST; from the coding sequence ATGCAAGGACTAGTGCTTTCAGGCGGGGGGGCGCGGGGACTGGCGCACATCGGGGTGCTCGAGGTGCTCCAGCAGCGGGGCTTCGAGGCAGAGGCGCTGGCGGGGACCAGCATGGGCGCCATCGTTGGAGCGCTATGGGCCAGCGGCAAAAGGGCGGAGGAAATCCTCGAGATCGCCCGCAAAGCCCCGTGGCTTTCGCTCTTTGACTTCGGCGTGAGCCTGCGCCTGATCAACCCCAACAAGCTCGAGCGCTACCTCGCCCAGTTCCTGCCCGAGCGCTTCGAGGAACTGCCGCGCAAGCTGGTGATAGTGGCCACCGACTTACCCAGGGGCCAGGCAGTCTACCTCCACCAGGGGCACTTGCCCAGCGCGGTGGTGGCCTCGGCGGCCATTCCGGGCGTGATCGGGCCGGTGGTGCGCGAGGAGCAGATGCTGGTAGACGGCGGTGTACTGGACAACCTCCCCATCGTCGCAGCTCGCTTTTTGGGAGCCGAGAAGGTGCTGGCAGTGGACGTCACCCCCGACGCAGCCCTACCTCCCGACGACCGCAGCCTGCGCAACACCCTGGGCCAAGTGCGCCATACCGTTCGTATCATGCAGCAGCGACTCACCCAGCTCACCCTGGCCATGCACCCCCCCGACCTCTACATCAAGCCCAAGCTCGATCACATCGGTATCGAGCACTTTGAGCGCCTCGAGGAAATCGTGGAGGCCGGGCGCAGGGCGGCGCTCGAGGCGCTGGGGGAGGCGGGGGGCGTGGTATCTACCTGA
- a CDS encoding serine/threonine-protein kinase — protein sequence MGLPGATLLGRYRVIRPIARGAVATVYLAFDLHGTPYALKVFPKGFETRADREWKIGGVLQHPHINPVYQRLDLEEQSAGKEGGPAVLIAYAPGERFNDWRSRRPDLVLRVFEQLLEGLAHMHQQGYVHRDIKPENLVVDGTGQARLVDFDLAGPVGERLPRQFLVGTPAYMAPELFLGQITSPASDVYAAGILLYWSLANELPFFGSTEEVMEAHLKQAVPPPIPTLDTRLELTPALLGFIYTMLAKDPAERFKSGQEALEAFRELGTGRSR from the coding sequence GTGGGGTTACCAGGGGCAACGCTGTTGGGCCGTTACCGGGTGATTCGTCCCATAGCCAGGGGGGCGGTGGCCACGGTTTATCTGGCCTTCGACCTACACGGCACTCCCTACGCACTCAAAGTCTTTCCCAAGGGCTTTGAAACCCGCGCCGACCGTGAGTGGAAGATCGGTGGTGTGTTGCAGCACCCGCACATCAACCCCGTTTACCAGCGCTTAGACCTCGAGGAGCAGTCCGCGGGCAAGGAGGGTGGCCCGGCAGTGCTCATCGCCTATGCCCCTGGCGAGCGCTTCAACGACTGGCGCTCGCGCCGCCCCGACCTGGTCCTGCGGGTCTTCGAGCAGCTGCTCGAGGGCCTGGCCCACATGCACCAGCAGGGCTATGTCCACCGCGACATCAAGCCGGAAAACCTCGTGGTAGACGGCACTGGGCAGGCCCGCCTGGTGGACTTCGACCTGGCCGGCCCCGTGGGCGAACGCCTGCCCAGGCAGTTTCTGGTAGGCACCCCGGCCTACATGGCCCCCGAGCTGTTCCTGGGCCAGATCACCAGCCCTGCCTCCGACGTGTACGCCGCGGGGATTCTCCTGTACTGGTCGCTTGCCAACGAACTTCCCTTCTTCGGCTCCACCGAGGAGGTGATGGAAGCCCATCTCAAGCAGGCGGTTCCCCCCCCCATTCCCACGCTGGACACGCGCCTCGAGCTGACCCCAGCGCTGCTGGGCTTTATCTACACCATGCTCGCCAAGGATCCCGCCGAACGCTTCAAGAGCGGCCAGGAAGCGCTCGAGGCCTTCCGGGAGCTGGGTACGGGTAGGAGTCGATAG
- a CDS encoding citrate synthase/methylcitrate synthase, with protein MSTQTIARGLEGVLFTESAMCFIDGQAGRLYYGGYKIQDLAEHSTFEEVSFLLLHGHLPSRQELQAFSQKLTSLRALPSALLESMRRYPKDAHPMSALRTAVSELGMLDPAEDNVSPEALYEKSLSLIAKFATIVAANKRLREGLDPIAPRADLSHAANFLYMSNGKEPTAEETKLMDVALILQAEHGFNASTFTAIAAYSTQTDIYSAITAGVSSLKGPRHGGANEAVMKMIGEIGSVENVGPWLQHLVASKGRVMGMGHRVYKAYDPRAGVLEKYASIVAEKQGHSREYAILKEVERQAGAIYNPKGIYPNVDFYSGVVYKDLGYDLEYFTPIFAVARISGWTGHILEYTRLDNRLLRPDAAYVGQLDLPYVPLEQR; from the coding sequence ATGAGCACCCAAACCATTGCCCGAGGCCTCGAGGGCGTTCTGTTCACCGAGAGCGCGATGTGCTTCATTGACGGCCAGGCAGGACGCCTTTACTACGGCGGTTACAAGATCCAAGACCTGGCGGAGCACTCCACCTTCGAGGAAGTTTCCTTCCTACTGCTGCACGGGCACCTACCCAGCCGACAAGAGCTACAGGCCTTCAGTCAGAAGCTCACCTCACTGCGCGCCTTGCCGTCTGCGCTGCTGGAGTCCATGCGGCGCTACCCCAAAGACGCTCACCCCATGTCGGCGCTACGCACGGCGGTGAGCGAGCTGGGGATGCTCGACCCTGCCGAGGACAACGTCAGCCCCGAGGCGCTGTACGAGAAGAGCCTCTCGCTCATCGCCAAGTTCGCCACCATCGTCGCGGCCAACAAGCGCCTGCGCGAGGGCCTCGACCCCATCGCCCCTCGAGCCGACCTCTCCCATGCGGCCAACTTCCTCTACATGAGCAACGGCAAGGAGCCCACCGCCGAGGAGACCAAGCTGATGGATGTAGCCCTCATCCTCCAGGCTGAGCACGGCTTCAATGCCTCCACCTTCACCGCCATCGCCGCTTACTCCACCCAAACCGACATCTACTCGGCCATCACCGCCGGGGTTTCCAGCCTCAAGGGTCCGCGTCACGGCGGGGCCAACGAAGCGGTGATGAAGATGATCGGCGAGATCGGCAGCGTGGAGAACGTGGGGCCCTGGCTCCAGCACCTCGTCGCGAGCAAGGGCCGGGTGATGGGCATGGGCCACCGGGTCTACAAGGCCTACGACCCGCGCGCGGGAGTGCTGGAGAAGTACGCCAGCATCGTGGCCGAGAAGCAAGGCCACTCCAGGGAGTACGCCATCCTCAAGGAGGTCGAGCGCCAGGCGGGGGCCATCTACAACCCCAAGGGCATCTATCCCAACGTCGACTTCTACTCCGGCGTGGTCTACAAGGACCTGGGCTACGACCTGGAGTACTTCACCCCCATCTTCGCCGTGGCCCGCATCTCCGGCTGGACTGGGCACATCCTCGAGTACACCCGCCTCGACAACCGCCTCCTGCGCCCCGACGCCGCCTACGTCGGCCAGCTCGACCTGCCTTACGTGCCGCTCGAGCAACGCTGA
- a CDS encoding DUF2461 domain-containing protein, whose protein sequence is MTRNALARSANTRDTPYFTPELFSFLLELRYNNDRAWFQANKLRYEQYVRGPFLRFIADLAPHLEALNPAYTANERSLFRIHRDTRFSADKSPYKTHAAAQFRHLLTSGDVHAPGFYLHLEPGESGVGGGLWQPDPENLARVRAAIARQDFRWLEAKRAVPLLEEDKLKRPPKGFDPAHPLIEDLKLKSFVTWFPLSDEEVCSSGFLGLVLEYLGKTNKLVSYLCEVLNLPTGQMERG, encoded by the coding sequence ATGACAAGAAATGCCCTGGCTCGTTCCGCAAATACGCGCGACACCCCCTATTTCACCCCTGAGCTATTCAGCTTCCTGCTCGAGCTGCGCTACAACAACGACCGGGCCTGGTTCCAGGCCAACAAGTTGCGGTACGAGCAATACGTCAGGGGGCCGTTCCTGCGCTTCATCGCCGACCTCGCCCCGCACCTCGAGGCCCTCAACCCCGCCTACACCGCCAATGAGCGCAGCCTCTTCCGCATCCACCGCGACACCCGCTTCTCCGCCGACAAGAGCCCCTACAAGACCCACGCCGCAGCCCAGTTTCGCCACCTCCTGACTTCGGGTGACGTGCACGCGCCGGGGTTTTACTTGCACCTCGAGCCCGGTGAGTCGGGTGTGGGTGGGGGGCTGTGGCAGCCCGACCCCGAAAACCTGGCCCGCGTGCGCGCAGCCATCGCCCGGCAGGACTTCCGCTGGCTCGAGGCCAAGCGGGCCGTGCCCCTCTTGGAGGAAGACAAGCTCAAGCGCCCGCCCAAGGGCTTCGACCCCGCTCACCCGCTGATCGAAGACCTCAAGCTCAAGAGCTTCGTCACCTGGTTTCCCCTCAGCGACGAGGAGGTGTGCTCGAGCGGCTTCTTAGGGCTGGTGCTCGAGTATTTGGGTAAAACCAACAAGCTGGTGAGCTACCTTTGCGAGGTGCTCAACTTGCCCACGGGACAGATGGAGAGGGGGTAA
- a CDS encoding tetratricopeptide repeat protein codes for MRLLLPMLMLIGSFAGPVAAQAQNPQPNQGNNQFQELLNLCVQLFRLARYQDALVVCERSVRSNPTNPDALYWLARTQLRLGLTTAAVENLRRAISHNAAYVQAYVALAQAYYDQYRLSDSRETSKGLLEQALMVLRDAERVNAKYAPIFATRGAVYSAMGSFDRAVEALNRSLALERDPQVIGLLANVYLKQSKLDDALGLLDEGVKAFPKDFTLRLNYGIALLIKNETAAAIEQLKQATILNPAEAEGYVRLGQAYQAAKDWKNAGANFQNAVVKSPFKYPEAYAGLGRAYLELGEAAKARENLTKAVAMDPRNAEYFYWLGRANEALGNKGGAKEAYTRALQLRPGYKDAEEALARVQ; via the coding sequence ATGCGTTTGTTGTTGCCGATGCTGATGTTGATAGGGAGTTTCGCGGGGCCTGTGGCGGCCCAGGCGCAGAATCCCCAGCCCAACCAGGGGAACAATCAATTCCAGGAGTTGCTCAACCTGTGCGTGCAGCTCTTTCGGCTTGCGCGCTACCAGGATGCCCTGGTGGTATGCGAGCGCTCGGTGCGCTCCAACCCCACCAACCCCGACGCTCTATACTGGCTGGCTCGCACCCAGTTGCGGCTGGGCCTGACCACTGCTGCGGTGGAGAACCTGCGCAGGGCCATCTCCCATAACGCTGCCTATGTGCAGGCCTATGTCGCCCTGGCACAGGCTTACTACGATCAGTACCGCCTTTCCGATAGCCGTGAGACCAGTAAGGGCCTGCTGGAACAGGCGCTCATGGTGTTGCGCGATGCCGAGCGGGTCAACGCTAAGTATGCTCCCATCTTCGCCACGCGTGGGGCGGTCTATTCGGCGATGGGCAGCTTCGACCGGGCGGTTGAAGCCCTCAACCGCTCGCTCGCGCTCGAGCGCGATCCCCAGGTCATCGGCTTGCTGGCCAACGTCTACCTCAAGCAGAGCAAGCTCGACGACGCGCTTGGATTGCTGGACGAAGGGGTCAAGGCCTTTCCCAAGGACTTCACCTTGCGTCTGAACTACGGCATCGCCCTGCTGATTAAGAACGAGACTGCTGCCGCCATCGAGCAACTCAAGCAGGCCACCATTCTCAACCCCGCCGAGGCAGAAGGCTACGTGCGTCTGGGCCAGGCGTACCAGGCGGCTAAGGACTGGAAGAATGCCGGGGCCAACTTCCAGAACGCGGTGGTTAAATCGCCGTTCAAGTACCCCGAGGCCTATGCCGGGTTGGGCCGGGCTTACCTCGAGCTTGGCGAAGCGGCCAAGGCCCGTGAGAACTTGACCAAAGCGGTGGCTATGGACCCTCGCAACGCTGAGTACTTCTACTGGCTTGGGCGTGCCAACGAGGCTCTGGGCAACAAGGGTGGGGCCAAGGAAGCTTATACCCGCGCCCTCCAGCTTCGCCCTGGCTACAAGGATGCTGAGGAAGCGCTGGCCAGGGTGCAGTAG
- the hslV gene encoding ATP-dependent protease subunit HslV, producing the protein MDSMHGTTIVAVRKDGVTALAGDGQVTLGQTIMKTGAVKVRRLEVGGGVLVGFAGAVADALTLLEKFEAALQGAKGNLQRAAVDTVKQWRTDRVLRNLEAMLVVADRDNLLLLSGNGEVLSPDEPVLAVGSGGAYALSAAKALLRYSGLSAPEIAQEAIRIAGEIDLYTSGNPTVYSLGEA; encoded by the coding sequence ATGGATTCAATGCACGGCACAACCATCGTCGCGGTGCGCAAGGATGGCGTGACCGCGCTGGCCGGGGACGGGCAGGTGACGCTGGGCCAGACCATCATGAAGACCGGTGCCGTGAAGGTTCGCCGCCTCGAGGTAGGCGGCGGGGTTCTGGTGGGCTTCGCCGGGGCGGTAGCCGATGCCCTGACGCTGCTGGAAAAATTCGAGGCGGCCCTCCAGGGGGCCAAAGGCAACCTCCAGCGGGCCGCGGTGGATACCGTCAAGCAGTGGCGCACCGACCGGGTGCTCAGAAACCTCGAGGCCATGCTGGTGGTGGCCGACCGCGACAACCTGCTGCTGCTCTCCGGCAACGGCGAGGTGCTTTCTCCCGATGAACCGGTGCTGGCGGTGGGTTCGGGAGGAGCTTACGCCCTTTCGGCGGCCAAGGCCCTGCTGCGCTATTCCGGTCTGAGTGCGCCCGAGATTGCCCAGGAGGCCATCCGCATCGCTGGGGAGATCGACCTCTACACCAGCGGCAACCCTACCGTCTACAGCCTCGGAGAAGCATGA
- a CDS encoding ATP-dependent protease ATPase subunit HslU produces MSVTIHKSDLTPAEIVRELDKYIVGQAAAKRAVAVALRNRSRRKRLSPEMAREVTPKNILMIGPTGVGKTEIARRLARLAGAPFIKVEATKFTEVGYVGRDVDSIVRDLAEASYQLVMQEMKARVAERAETLAVDNVASLLRVSASELRSGRYDEQFVEIEVSEEAALPFVGMFGSEQMQGLGEMLKNLVPQRRVRRRLKVREALEVLRNQEAERLVDKEEATQEALRRAQEDGIVFLDEIDKIARRQGASGGPDVSGEGVQRDLLPVVEGTVVATRLGPVSTDHVLFIAAGAFHVSKPSDLIPELQGRFPIRVELEPLGPDEFERILREPANSLLRQYTALLEADGTELVFTPEAIRAVAEFAHQANRDLEDIGARRLSTVLERVLEEVSFQSDLGRVEITREYVEARLQGVLASPDLSRYIL; encoded by the coding sequence ATGAGCGTTACCATTCACAAATCCGACCTTACCCCCGCCGAGATCGTGCGGGAGCTGGATAAGTACATCGTGGGGCAGGCCGCAGCCAAGCGCGCGGTGGCCGTGGCCCTGCGCAACCGCAGCCGCCGCAAGCGCCTCTCACCGGAGATGGCCCGCGAAGTCACCCCCAAGAACATCCTGATGATTGGCCCCACCGGGGTGGGCAAGACCGAGATTGCCCGTCGCCTGGCCCGGCTGGCCGGGGCCCCCTTCATCAAGGTGGAGGCCACCAAGTTCACCGAGGTCGGTTACGTGGGCCGCGACGTGGACTCCATCGTGCGCGACCTGGCCGAGGCCAGCTACCAGCTGGTGATGCAGGAGATGAAGGCCCGCGTGGCCGAACGCGCCGAGACCCTGGCGGTGGACAACGTGGCCTCGCTGCTGCGGGTTTCGGCGAGCGAGTTGCGCTCGGGCCGCTATGACGAGCAGTTCGTGGAGATCGAGGTCAGCGAGGAGGCCGCTCTGCCCTTCGTGGGCATGTTCGGCAGCGAGCAGATGCAGGGACTGGGGGAGATGCTCAAGAACCTCGTGCCCCAGCGCAGGGTGCGCCGCCGCTTGAAGGTGCGGGAGGCGCTCGAGGTCTTGCGCAACCAAGAAGCCGAGCGCCTGGTCGATAAGGAAGAAGCCACCCAGGAGGCTTTGCGCCGGGCTCAGGAGGACGGCATCGTCTTTCTCGACGAGATCGACAAGATTGCCCGCAGACAAGGGGCCTCCGGAGGACCTGACGTCTCGGGTGAGGGGGTACAGCGCGACTTGCTGCCCGTGGTTGAGGGCACCGTGGTCGCCACCCGCTTGGGGCCGGTTTCCACCGACCACGTGCTGTTCATCGCCGCCGGGGCCTTTCACGTCTCCAAGCCTAGCGACCTGATCCCCGAGCTGCAGGGGCGCTTTCCCATTCGGGTCGAGCTCGAGCCCCTGGGCCCCGACGAGTTCGAGCGCATCCTGCGTGAGCCCGCCAACTCCTTGTTGCGGCAATACACCGCCCTGCTGGAAGCCGATGGCACCGAACTGGTTTTCACCCCCGAGGCCATCCGAGCGGTGGCCGAGTTTGCTCATCAGGCTAACCGTGACCTGGAGGATATTGGAGCGCGGAGGCTTTCGACGGTGCTCGAGCGGGTTCTGGAAGAGGTTTCTTTCCAGAGTGACTTAGGGCGGGTAGAGATCACCCGCGAGTACGTAGAAGCCAGGTTGCAGGGTGTGCTGGCGTCCCCTGACCTGTCGCGATACATCCTGTGA
- the lepB gene encoding signal peptidase I codes for MRSFWHYLFREWFRQVGEALLLAFLVTTFLFTTVGVVGSSMNPTLLNGERVFVPKYETWLVRFGLSQWRRGEVAIVKPPEGTPNAYARFPVLGFPFRAFFIKRIVAVPGDTVSYREGQLYINGQPVSERHITDFLEFDPKSPLYTSDYNYPRVCLKDGQITSISTQSRYQVSPADIESDPDYAYLKNTLRMLVPPGEEEKARSRGQEYCYTGALKLEPGYYFVMGDNRTPGGSEDGRTFGPIPASAIAGRASFVWWPPVIQGKLRWRSLPIPEGFRDIR; via the coding sequence ATGCGAAGCTTCTGGCACTATCTCTTCCGCGAGTGGTTTCGCCAAGTAGGCGAAGCGCTCCTGCTAGCCTTCCTGGTAACCACTTTCCTCTTCACCACGGTGGGCGTGGTGGGCTCCTCCATGAACCCCACCCTGCTCAACGGCGAGCGGGTCTTCGTGCCCAAGTACGAGACCTGGCTGGTGCGCTTCGGTCTAAGCCAGTGGCGACGGGGCGAAGTCGCCATCGTCAAGCCCCCCGAGGGCACCCCCAATGCCTACGCCCGCTTCCCTGTGCTGGGCTTCCCCTTCCGGGCCTTCTTCATCAAGCGCATCGTGGCCGTGCCGGGCGACACGGTGAGCTACCGCGAGGGGCAGCTTTACATCAACGGGCAGCCGGTGAGCGAACGCCACATCACCGACTTCCTCGAGTTCGACCCCAAGAGCCCGCTCTACACCAGCGACTACAACTACCCCAGGGTATGCCTGAAGGACGGGCAGATCACCAGCATCTCCACCCAGTCGCGTTACCAGGTTTCCCCCGCCGACATCGAGAGCGACCCCGACTACGCCTACCTGAAAAACACCCTGCGGATGCTGGTACCCCCTGGCGAGGAGGAAAAGGCCCGCAGCCGGGGTCAGGAATACTGCTACACCGGAGCGTTGAAGCTCGAGCCTGGCTACTACTTCGTCATGGGCGACAACCGCACCCCCGGCGGCTCGGAGGACGGGCGCACTTTCGGCCCCATCCCCGCCAGCGCCATCGCGGGGCGGGCCAGCTTCGTGTGGTGGCCCCCGGTGATCCAAGGCAAGCTGCGCTGGCGCAGCCTGCCCATCCCCGAGGGCTTCCGGGACATTCGTTAG
- a CDS encoding Mov34/MPN/PAD-1 family protein, with amino-acid sequence MLRVGQAELERTLQHLRSELPREGVGLWAGRGGRVERVLPLPNVHETPQVAYTADPGALLRGIRGLEREGLELLAIYHSHPQGPASPSSSDRTQAYWRVPYVIFALESGEVRAYKLPEGEEVKLHVEP; translated from the coding sequence GTGCTGCGCGTGGGCCAGGCTGAGCTAGAGCGTACCCTGCAACACCTGCGATCCGAGTTGCCCAGGGAGGGCGTGGGGCTGTGGGCGGGCCGGGGGGGACGGGTAGAGCGGGTTCTGCCCCTCCCCAACGTTCACGAAACGCCACAGGTGGCCTACACCGCCGATCCCGGCGCGCTGCTTAGGGGGATCCGGGGCCTCGAGCGCGAGGGACTCGAACTGCTGGCGATCTACCACTCGCACCCCCAGGGGCCGGCCAGTCCCAGCTCCAGCGACCGAACGCAGGCTTATTGGCGGGTGCCGTACGTGATCTTTGCCCTAGAGTCGGGCGAGGTGCGGGCGTATAAACTCCCTGAGGGCGAGGAAGTGAAGCTACATGTGGAGCCGTGA
- a CDS encoding DNA double-strand break repair nuclease NurA — MRLRLEAWNPDYALPQVELSDGGGVEGVATDLEPPWQPIEPPAQEWGVLYFVDGRQRIDAVVVNEHGQRALLVTLAAGALVRDDAGIRPAGEPRIERVLLHAEGHAFEPVEIGPFCYRPVALKGIHDLRMLAGKVNEQMRALEARLAQELPGGLVVLDGPIFVAPGLTPREGVIGYAKTMWQRYLPPAEEGILSRLAPAQRTPIFRIPQNARRPLELFSWYIRLPLNPAAPFHSGAALLRVETPAGDLEQLRNLADLSVGLLCGLASSPSRDPRAPQNLIPVGGLELWLGRYMGQAEVVRRRIIQGLFS, encoded by the coding sequence GTGCGCTTGCGACTGGAGGCCTGGAATCCCGATTATGCACTGCCGCAGGTGGAGTTGAGCGACGGTGGCGGTGTGGAGGGGGTCGCCACCGACCTCGAGCCCCCCTGGCAGCCCATCGAGCCCCCCGCCCAGGAGTGGGGGGTACTCTACTTCGTAGATGGGCGCCAGCGCATCGACGCGGTGGTGGTCAACGAGCACGGGCAGCGTGCGTTGTTGGTCACGCTGGCCGCCGGGGCGCTGGTGCGGGATGACGCGGGCATTCGCCCCGCGGGAGAACCGCGGATCGAGCGGGTGCTGCTCCATGCCGAGGGTCACGCGTTCGAGCCGGTGGAGATCGGCCCCTTCTGCTATCGTCCGGTGGCCTTGAAAGGGATACACGACTTGCGCATGCTGGCGGGCAAGGTCAACGAGCAAATGCGCGCCCTCGAGGCCCGTCTGGCCCAGGAACTGCCGGGCGGGCTGGTGGTGCTGGATGGCCCCATCTTCGTCGCGCCGGGGCTCACGCCCCGCGAGGGCGTCATCGGCTATGCCAAGACCATGTGGCAGCGCTACTTGCCGCCCGCCGAAGAAGGCATCCTCTCCCGGCTGGCACCTGCCCAGCGCACCCCCATCTTCCGTATCCCGCAAAATGCCCGCCGACCCCTGGAGCTCTTCTCCTGGTACATACGCCTGCCCCTCAACCCCGCCGCCCCCTTCCACAGCGGGGCCGCACTGCTGCGGGTAGAGACCCCGGCAGGGGATCTGGAGCAGCTTCGCAACCTCGCCGACCTCTCGGTGGGGCTTTTGTGCGGCCTGGCCTCCTCGCCCTCCCGCGACCCCCGCGCCCCGCAGAACCTCATTCCCGTGGGGGGGCTCGAGCTGTGGCTAGGCCGTTACATGGGGCAGGCCGAGGTGGTGCGCCGCAGGATCATCCAGGGGCTGTTTTCATAG
- a CDS encoding HesA/MoeB/ThiF family protein, with the protein MWSREELDRYARHIVLPGVGGVGQARLKHSSVLVVGAGGLGSPVLLYLAAAGVGRLGIVEMDTVDLSNLQRQVLFASDEVGQAKAEAAQKRLLALNPHVTVDVYPTRLSAENALKILRPYDLVIDATDNFPTRYLINDACVLLGKPLVYGAIHQFEGQVSVFNHAGGPCYRCLFPEPPQHVPNCAEAGVFGVLPGVVGSLMATEALKLLLEIGEPLSGKLLLYDGLYSEFRTLGLRRREDCGACGVNGVSTLSDLELYCKG; encoded by the coding sequence ATGTGGAGCCGTGAAGAACTCGATCGCTATGCCCGGCACATCGTGCTGCCCGGCGTGGGTGGGGTAGGCCAGGCCCGGCTCAAGCACAGCTCGGTGCTGGTGGTAGGGGCGGGTGGGCTGGGCTCGCCCGTACTGCTCTACCTAGCGGCGGCCGGAGTGGGGCGGCTGGGTATCGTGGAGATGGATACGGTAGATCTCTCCAACCTCCAGCGCCAGGTGCTCTTCGCCAGCGACGAGGTGGGCCAAGCGAAGGCCGAGGCCGCCCAAAAGCGCCTGCTGGCTCTCAATCCCCACGTTACCGTGGACGTCTACCCGACCCGCCTGAGCGCGGAGAACGCCCTAAAGATCCTGCGCCCTTACGACCTGGTGATCGACGCCACCGACAACTTCCCCACCCGCTACCTCATCAACGACGCCTGTGTGCTGCTGGGCAAGCCGCTGGTCTACGGCGCGATTCACCAGTTCGAGGGGCAGGTCTCGGTGTTCAACCACGCCGGGGGGCCGTGCTACCGCTGCCTTTTCCCCGAGCCACCCCAGCACGTGCCCAACTGCGCTGAAGCCGGGGTCTTTGGGGTGTTGCCCGGAGTGGTGGGCAGCCTCATGGCCACCGAAGCGCTCAAGCTGCTGCTCGAGATCGGCGAACCCCTATCGGGCAAGTTGCTCCTCTACGACGGGCTTTACAGCGAGTTTCGCACCCTTGGTCTGCGGCGGCGGGAGGACTGCGGCGCTTGTGGTGTAAACGGTGTATCTACACTGAGTGACCTAGAGCTATACTGCAAAGGTTAA